A region of the Fibrobacter sp. genome:
TTTCAGCGAGATGAAGCTGATTAAGGAATGCTATAAGAATCTGAAATACAAGCTGGGTAGAATTCCAAACCTGATGGATTATGAGGAATATGGCGAAATCGATGTGATGCGTATTTTCGAAAACGCTTCTTTGGGTTCGTATCATAAATTCCTGACGAAAGTTGAAAAAGATGAATACTCGATAAAATTCGGTCCCATAGAAGAAAAGTACTTAGAGTATGTATCGACTAAGTTTGCCAATGGGAAACGTTTGCACGAACTCCTCATATTGAAAGCGATTCTTGAAAATCAGAGCTCAAATGATTTGTGGAAACAGATTGAAATCGTTTTGAATGAGAAGGGAGTTTCCTTCAACTCCAATACCAAACAGAATGTCTTTAATTTGTTAAGGGGCTCCTTTGCAACAGGCGCTGCCAAAGAAACGTATTCAAAGGTTATTTTCGTAGAAAAAACTGATGACGCATTTATAGCATCACCTCATTTCACTAACCTGTTAAAGAACGAGGAATTCCGCAAGCAGATTTCCGAAGTTGTTGATTTTGGCATTTTCCGCAATGAAAGATATTTTGGATCCAGATATAAAGATACGTCCTTCAATCTTTATGCAAAATACACTTATGACGATGTTTGTCGTTTATTGGATTGGGAAAAAGGAGAAGTTCCTTTAAATATCGGCGGATATAAATACGATCAAAAAACCAAAACATTCCCAATTTTTGTTAATTACGACAAAGATGAAAGTGTAAAAATCACACAACGCTACGAAGATTCATTCATTGACGAACAGACTATGTTTTGGGTATCAAAATCTGGCCGATCAATGTCGTCTAGCGATGTTCAATCTGCATTGAATGCAGATAGTCTTGGCATAAAATTGGATTTGTTCGTCAGAAAGAACAAAGACGATAAAATGTCGAAAGAGTTTTATTATCTTGGGCGCCTGCATGCGACAGGTGATGCACAAGAATTTGTTATGCCTGACACGGATAAGACCGCCGTAAAAATAACATATACTTTAGAAACGCGTGTCCGGCAGGACATTTATGATTATTTGGTAGGATAATATGAAACATATTGAAGTAGTAGCTGGCATTATCAAAGACGGTGACGAAATTTTCGCAACTCAGCGTGGTTATGGAGATTTTAAAGACGGTTGGGAATTTCCAGGTGGTAAGATGGAACCTGGAGAAACCCCGCAGCAGGCATTGGCGCGCGAACTGAAAGAAGAGCTCGCCATTGATGTCTCTGTAGGCGAATTCCTTTGTACGGTCGGTTATGATTATCCGACATTTCACCTAACAATGCACTGCTTTTTCTGTACAATTGTAGGCGGCAAAGCTCCCGAACTTTTAGAACACGAAGCCGCCAAGTGGCTGAACATGTCGGAACTACATTCTGTCAACTGGTTGCCCGCCGATGTGGAAGTTGTCGCCGCATTAGAAAGGAATCTGTAAAGCGTTCCACGCGCGACATGTAGATTTTTCGCGATATCCTTTTTGGATATGCCGCATAAAAGCATTTGGTAAATCCATTCGCAATTTTTCTCGCAATTTGAATTGGGGACAAAGCTGCCTTTGGGGCGGCCTAGAACGACTCCTTCGGCTTTTTTCCGCGCCAACGCTTCTTTAGTTCGTTGACTGATGAGGTTGCGTTCGATTTCTGCGGACAAACCAAAAGCAAATGCAAGAACCTTGCTTTGAATGTCGTCGCCAAGTCTGTATCCGTCTTTGATTGTCCAAACGCGGCACTCCTTGTTCATGCAAATATTCAGAATTTCCATAATCATGAAAAGGCTTCGCCCAAGTCGAGAGAGCTCTGCGCAGATGATAAGATCTCCCTTCCGAACCTTTTTCAGAAGGCGTCCTAGTTCCCGCTTTGTATAATTTTTAGTACCACTAATTGTCTCTTCGATCCAGCCGTCTATTTGCAACT
Encoded here:
- the mutT gene encoding 8-oxo-dGTP diphosphatase MutT, with protein sequence MKHIEVVAGIIKDGDEIFATQRGYGDFKDGWEFPGGKMEPGETPQQALARELKEELAIDVSVGEFLCTVGYDYPTFHLTMHCFFCTIVGGKAPELLEHEAAKWLNMSELHSVNWLPADVEVVAALERNL